The Nostoc sp. 'Peltigera membranacea cyanobiont' N6 genome contains the following window.
GCGGAATCTAAACGTTCTGGATGATTAGTAGTCGCAATGGTAACAATTCCTTGATTAGAAGCAAAGCCATCAAGCTCATTTAAAAAGAAAGAGCGGTTTTCATCATTTAATAGAGAATCAATATCTTCTAATACCAAAACACACGGGGCAGACTGCCGTGCTTGGTTGAATACTTTACGGATATTGTCGCTATCAGTAGCATACTCAGACTTAAAGCTTTTAACGTATAAGCAAGGCTGCTGCATTTGGTTAATCAACGCTTTAACTGTATGCGTTTTTCCATTTCCTGGAGAGCCAATAAACAAAATACCACGTTTCCAAGGAACGCTATAATTTGCGTAAGTTTCGCAGGAGGCAAAAAAGTTTATTAGGTCATCTTGAATATCTTGCTTAAGAGTTTTATGCAAAATGAGATTCTCAAAAGTTGCGCTTTGAATAGATTGAAATAGGTCTGGATTTTTATCCCAGTAACCATCTTCAAAAACTAAAAGTTCATCACGAATTTCTGAGTTCCAATCACAAACTGCGGCAAAAAACTTTTCAGCGACTTCTATGCTATCCGCCAAAATCCAAGAATAGCGAGTTTTACAATAACTTTCATTCCAACTCATTAAGAGGATATCAAGTTTGTTTCCTTGCCATGAAACTTGAAACCTGGCATTTTCAGTATATTTGTAAATTTCGTTTTCCATTCCATTCCAACCAGTAAGCATCTGGTTATGTATCCGATCGTCATATTTTATTTTGCAGAAATTTGCCTCAGCATACTTTTCTAAATTGAAGGAACTATCATTACTTTCCAGCAAGGCTTTTTTAGGATAAATAGCTGCTAGCTCCTGGCTAACATGATAAGAGATAGCATTATTAGATAAGCTCAAGGCGTATGTAATTAGTTTTTGAATTTTCATGTTTATTTATTTTTCTGGTTAGTTAGAAGCTCAGAAAGATATCAAATTAAGTTAATCTAACATTAAGATGGCTGAATTGTGAATTCTTACTTAAAGAATTATTCTTCCAAATATAAAATTTGATATGTCAGACTCTAAATTTACTGTTCCTGTAGCTCAAGAATCCCTGCACTCAGAATTCTCTGAGCGATCGCCTATTCCTTATCTGCGAGATAAAATTCTCGCAATTCGCAACAGTCTACGCCCCGGACAACAACAAATGGCTGACTGGGGATCTGGCCCTTTGGCTATTTCTGCCGTTCCTGGCGCAGGTAAATCTACTGGGATGGCGGCGGCGGCAGCGATCGCGATCGCCCGTCAATATGAACGTTATGCCCAGTCGCGCCCATCCTCGCGTCGTCATTTGGTAGTTGTCACCTTTACTCGTTCTGCTGCTGCCAACATTAAAGCAAAAATCCGCAAATTCTTACGAGATGATTTATCTCTACCTCAGACGGGCTTTTTTGTTTATACCTTACATGGTTTAGCGTTGAACATTGCTAGTCGCCATTCTGATTTATCGGGTTTGCAGTTAGAAAATGTCACATTAATTACACCAACCCAAAGTCATCGCTTTATCCGAACAGCCGTAGAACAATGGATTGCCAATAATCCCGGAATATATTTGCGGTTATTAGAAGGTCATCAATTTGACG
Protein-coding sequences here:
- a CDS encoding AAA family ATPase, which codes for MKIQKLITYALSLSNNAISYHVSQELAAIYPKKALLESNDSSFNLEKYAEANFCKIKYDDRIHNQMLTGWNGMENEIYKYTENARFQVSWQGNKLDILLMSWNESYCKTRYSWILADSIEVAEKFFAAVCDWNSEIRDELLVFEDGYWDKNPDLFQSIQSATFENLILHKTLKQDIQDDLINFFASCETYANYSVPWKRGILFIGSPGNGKTHTVKALINQMQQPCLYVKSFKSEYATDSDNIRKVFNQARQSAPCVLVLEDIDSLLNDENRSFFLNELDGFASNQGIVTIATTNHPERLDSAISDRPSRFDRKYHFDLPAIPEREAYITLWNEKLKSAMGLPEQAVSQIVELTEGFSFAYLKELFLSSMIRWMGTMETGALEKIMISQVAILREQMSSVTVSSKDLEN